A segment of the Trifolium pratense cultivar HEN17-A07 linkage group LG7, ARS_RC_1.1, whole genome shotgun sequence genome:
CATATTCTTCACTTTGATTAAGGACAAGTTATGAGTGTATTCATCATAGTTTCATCTAATTGTAGGGCATAAAaagtaagaaagaaaaaataatacaaattttcttttacatatatgatatatccaatgtttaatttttatttgaacatGAACCTTTTTCTTATTAAAACAGAATTTAATTTGAACCACGACATTTTGCAAGAAACCAATAGGAAAATCTTAATCAAGTCAAATAGCAATCAGATGAAAAACGACActattcaaaacaaaatcatcatgCATCATCCTCAAGCGCCACACAATAGAGtagattgattaattaattaaattcatattatattatactaAAATATACTATCATGAAATTGACttaatcatttaatttattttattttaaagaataaCATAGATATTATGGTTAACGATTTgctaatcaacaaaaaataatttgaattatatTGATAGTCGTGCGTTGCTCCGTTAGGTTTTGTGTTGTCTGTAACAGTCTGGGCCTCGTGTTGTATCTTATGATCTTCTCTACTCCTCTATAGTAGAATATTTGTCTTATGGAATTCAAGTACATGTTCGATTCATTctcactaccaattgagctacttCAATTGCAGCGAGtccatgtctttttttttatataagcaaaGACTAACATTGATAAAAGGGAGTACAAGAggtactcaatcccttacaaagcaaaacaagtaatcaaatGTTTTGAATACAAGCCAAAGGATCTAGgcaccaaaaagaaaaagagatacAAGACTTATgcctaggcatggcaatggggcggggtggggacgggttttgccctccccaaacccaaacccataaagttcgggtttccccaaacccatcccaaattctagcggggataaaaatgataaccccaaacccatatcCAACGGGGATCGagtatccccatcgggtttcgggtatccccattacgcctaTTTCCACAAGAATTTAGAttgtattttagttttttttattaaaaaaaaagttacatgtccaaaattattttctctcaacaatattttttttttaaataaagaaaaaaatagagaaaatggtttgtttaatactcaaattaaaaataaaaattaaatatatgaatgtaatttaagagattgtttaaacgtttctaatttaaaagagatgaaatctaatttttagtataagcggggcgggatcgggggcgggttcggggtgggtatcaatgtacccattacccgccccaaacccatcttttgaaatcggggaaaacccaaacccgaacccaaacccaatcaACTCGGGTTTTTCCCGTCAAAGTGGGTATGGTTTgggcgggtacccgcgggtatgagttttattgccatgcctacttATGCCCATACCGACCATTCACCCACGCCCATGAAAAAGCTTTGATGTCATCTAAAAGTGAAGAAGCATTCAAAATGGCTCCATGAAAAATCATGTTGTTTCTAAGTTTCCAAATATTCCACGTTGTTGCCAACCAAATCAAATGACTAATTCGTTCACTATTTTTCATCTTAACCATCTCGCCAAACAACTTAAAATGATTCCATCCATCAACCCCTGCTATAATACTCTTTCCTATCCAACTACACACCAAATCCCACATTCTTATACTAAAAGGACAGTGGAAGAATAAGTGGGCACTATCCTCATgagataaaaaacaaaatatgcaAGGCAAGTCACACGGGTTAAGCAAAATACCTCTGCGGTTAAGCGCTGACCTCGTAGGTAACCTATCCAGAAATAACCGCCAACCGAAAACCAAAACTTTGGAGGGGGCATCATTCCTCCAAAGATGTTTGATAGCTGTCAACACATTAGAATCCAAAACAATTATCTCACTATTTTCTAATAGAACTTGATAACACGACTTGACAGAAAAAAGACCAGATGTATCCGGCAACCATTTCCACTTATCAGGATTAAGCGAATGTAAAGAAAAGCCAACCAACAGCTCCGAAAGATCAATCACCTGCAGAATATCATTATCAGATAATTGTTCAGTCCACTGCCATGATCACTGCAATGTCTCCCCATTACCGTTAAATCTCGTTGCTATCATAATATTCGAATGCGCCTCTTTAACAACAAGATTAGGATATAAGTCGCTGAAAGATTGATTCCCAAACCACTTAAATTTCCAAAAACCAATGTTATTCTCGTTGCCTACACAACCTCTCACATTGAGTTTAAACAAATCCTATTCTGCCCCTCTTCCCGCGCTTACTACGTCCTTCCACCATATAGAGGTTTTTGCTCCTTCCGGTAA
Coding sequences within it:
- the LOC123896448 gene encoding uncharacterized protein LOC123896448, which produces METSCKSVFPKCYDLSTRFYVKSKYRKDAGNLREKVIDLSELLVGFSLHSLNPDKWKWLPDTSGLFSVKSCYQVLLENSEIIVLDSNVLTAIKHLWRNDAPSKVLVFGWRLFLDRLPTSWIGKSIIAGVDGWNHFKLFGEMVKMKNSERISHLIWLATTWNIWKLRNNMIFHGAILNASSLLDDIKAFSWAWVNGRYGHK